Proteins co-encoded in one Erwinia sp. genomic window:
- a CDS encoding hypothetical protein (ID:JIFNMEKO_02777;~source:Prodigal:2.6), with product MIYKVGGVYLDTKSISIKPLNEIVFSNDEFVVFVWQGNPRGMYAGHGKHELIDIGFEYQQWNIISKKENSFLWDVILLVTNNIENYSPFDVLFGRQAVFKTTGPIPYTNAISKSKSTTAIRVAGNNESNGLLYRNDEK from the coding sequence TTGATATACAAGGTAGGAGGTGTTTACCTTGATACAAAAAGTATTTCAATCAAACCGTTGAATGAGATAGTTTTCAGTAATGATGAATTTGTCGTTTTTGTCTGGCAAGGTAACCCCAGAGGGATGTATGCAGGTCATGGTAAGCATGAACTGATTGACATAGGATTTGAATACCAACAATGGAATATAATTTCTAAAAAGGAAAATAGTTTTCTGTGGGATGTTATCTTGCTTGTTACTAATAACATAGAGAATTACTCTCCTTTTGATGTTTTGTTTGGTCGCCAGGCTGTTTTTAAAACTACGGGGCCGATACCTTATACAAATGCAATATCAAAATCAAAATCCACAACTGCGATTAGAGTTGCAGGGAACAATGAGTCAAATGGCCTTTTATA
- the ssb_2 gene encoding Single-stranded DNA-binding protein (ID:JIFNMEKO_02778;~source:Prodigal:2.6), translating to MASRGVNKVILVGNLGQDPEVRYMPNGGAVTNITLATSESWRDKQTGETKEKTEWHRVVLFGKLAEVAGEYLKKGSQVYIEGALQTRKWTDQSGVERYTTEVVVNVGGSMQMLGGRQNNGGNAGGPGNSNGNWGQPQQPQTSSNQFSGGGAAHSQPQQSSAPASSEPPMDFDDDIPF from the coding sequence ATGGCCAGCAGAGGCGTAAACAAAGTTATTTTGGTGGGAAACCTGGGACAGGATCCTGAAGTTCGTTATATGCCTAATGGTGGAGCGGTGACCAACATCACGCTGGCAACCTCAGAAAGCTGGCGGGATAAACAAACCGGTGAGACGAAAGAAAAAACCGAATGGCACCGGGTGGTACTCTTCGGCAAACTGGCTGAAGTTGCGGGTGAATACCTGAAAAAAGGTTCCCAGGTGTATATAGAAGGTGCATTACAAACGCGTAAATGGACTGATCAATCTGGTGTTGAACGTTACACTACTGAGGTGGTGGTCAACGTAGGTGGATCGATGCAAATGTTGGGTGGCCGGCAGAACAACGGTGGCAATGCGGGTGGCCCTGGAAATAGCAATGGCAACTGGGGACAACCTCAGCAGCCACAAACCAGCAGCAATCAGTTCAGTGGCGGTGGAGCAGCACACTCCCAACCACAGCAGAGTAGTGCGCCAGCGTCGAGTGAACCGCCAATGGATTTCGATGACGATATTCCATTCTAG
- the uvrA gene encoding UvrABC system protein A (ID:JIFNMEKO_02779;~source:Prodigal:2.6) encodes MDKIEVRGARTHNLKNINLTLPRDKLIVVTGLSGSGKSSLAFDTLYAEGQRRYVESLSPYARQFLSLMEKPDVDHIEGLSPAISIEQKSTSHNPRSTVGTITEIHDYLRLLFARVGEPRCPDHDVPLTAQTVSQMVDNVLAQPEGRRLMLLAPVVKERKGEHTKTLENLAAQGYIRARIDGEVCDLSDPPKLELQKKHTIEVVIDRFKVRDDLQQRLAESFETTLALSGGIALVADMDDPKAEELLFSANFACPLCGYSMGELEPRLFSFNNPAGACPTCDGLGVQQYFDPARVVQNQELSLAGGAIRGWDRRNFYYFQMLRSLADHLGFDIEAPFNTLREKDRKVILYGSGKEDIEFKYVNDRGGTSVRRHPFEGVLHNMERRYKETESSAVREELAKFISNRSCVSCGGTRLRREARHVFVADTTLPTISEMSIGHALSFFHSLNLSGQRAQIAEKVLKEISDRLTFLVNVGLNYLSMSRSAETLSGGEAQRIRLASQIGAGLVGVMYVLDEPSIGLHQRDNERLLETLLHLRNLGNTVIVVEHDEDAIRIADHIVDIGPGAGVHGGEVVAEGTMQDIIAVKDSLTGQFLSGERRIEIPAQRVKADSEKVVTLTGARGNNLKDVTLTLPVGLFTCITGVSGSGKSTLINDTLFPIAQTMLNGATLAEPASYRSINGMEHFDKVIDIDQSPIGRTPRSNPATYTGIFTPVRELFAGVPESRSRGYTPGRFSFNVKGGRCEACQGDGVIKVEMHFLPDIYVPCDQCKGKRYNRETLEIKYKGKGIHEVLEMTIEEARDFFDAVPALSRKLQTLMDVGLSYIRLGQSATTLSGGEAQRVKLARELSKRGTGQTLYILDEPTTGLHFADIQQLLTVLHQLRDQGNTIVVIEHNLDVIKTADWIVDLGPEGGNGGGEILIAGTPEVVAECEASHTARFLKPLLNIG; translated from the coding sequence ATGGACAAGATCGAAGTTCGTGGTGCTCGCACGCACAATTTGAAAAACATCAACCTCACCCTGCCGCGTGACAAGCTGATCGTCGTCACCGGATTATCCGGATCGGGTAAATCCTCGCTTGCCTTTGATACACTGTATGCCGAGGGACAACGACGCTATGTAGAGTCTCTTTCTCCTTATGCACGCCAGTTTCTGTCATTGATGGAAAAGCCGGATGTCGATCATATTGAAGGGCTTTCTCCGGCTATCTCAATTGAGCAAAAATCTACCTCTCATAATCCGCGCTCGACAGTCGGCACCATCACAGAGATTCATGACTATTTGCGTCTGTTGTTCGCCCGTGTCGGTGAACCGCGCTGCCCGGATCACGATGTTCCCCTGACGGCTCAGACTGTCAGCCAAATGGTGGATAATGTCCTGGCACAACCAGAAGGCCGCCGCCTGATGCTACTGGCACCCGTGGTGAAAGAGCGTAAAGGTGAACATACTAAAACACTGGAAAACCTTGCCGCGCAAGGCTATATCCGGGCGCGTATTGACGGTGAGGTGTGTGACCTTTCCGATCCTCCCAAACTGGAATTACAGAAAAAACATACTATTGAAGTAGTGATTGATCGCTTTAAGGTACGTGACGATCTGCAGCAACGGTTGGCGGAGTCGTTCGAAACGACGCTGGCGCTCTCGGGAGGGATCGCCCTTGTAGCCGATATGGATGATCCTAAAGCCGAAGAGCTGCTGTTTTCAGCCAACTTTGCCTGTCCGTTGTGTGGATACAGCATGGGTGAACTGGAACCCCGCCTGTTTTCATTCAATAACCCGGCGGGTGCATGCCCTACCTGTGACGGGCTGGGGGTTCAACAATATTTTGATCCTGCCAGAGTGGTGCAAAACCAGGAACTTTCGCTGGCCGGTGGAGCCATTCGCGGCTGGGACCGGCGCAATTTTTACTATTTCCAGATGTTACGTTCACTGGCTGATCATCTTGGTTTCGATATAGAAGCACCGTTCAATACGCTTCGCGAAAAAGATCGCAAAGTGATCCTCTATGGTTCAGGCAAAGAGGATATTGAGTTCAAATATGTGAATGATCGCGGAGGCACCTCGGTACGCCGACATCCTTTTGAAGGGGTGTTACATAACATGGAGCGTCGCTATAAAGAGACGGAGTCCTCTGCCGTACGTGAAGAACTGGCAAAATTCATCAGTAACCGTTCCTGTGTCAGTTGCGGAGGCACGCGTTTACGACGTGAAGCACGGCATGTGTTCGTCGCTGATACAACGCTGCCCACCATTTCCGAAATGAGTATTGGCCATGCACTCTCTTTTTTCCATTCACTGAACCTCAGCGGACAACGCGCACAGATAGCGGAGAAAGTGCTGAAAGAGATCAGCGATCGTCTTACTTTTCTGGTGAATGTTGGGCTGAATTACCTGTCAATGTCACGTTCAGCGGAAACTCTTTCTGGTGGTGAGGCGCAGCGCATACGTCTGGCCAGTCAGATTGGTGCCGGGCTGGTCGGTGTGATGTATGTTCTGGATGAACCTTCGATTGGTTTACACCAACGCGATAATGAACGTCTGCTGGAAACGTTGCTGCATCTGCGTAACCTCGGTAATACCGTGATAGTGGTAGAACATGATGAAGATGCTATCCGCATCGCGGATCATATCGTTGATATTGGGCCTGGTGCCGGTGTACACGGTGGTGAAGTGGTGGCCGAAGGCACTATGCAGGATATTATCGCAGTAAAAGATTCTCTCACCGGGCAATTCCTGAGCGGAGAACGGCGTATTGAGATCCCAGCACAACGCGTGAAAGCGGATAGTGAAAAAGTAGTGACGTTGACGGGCGCCAGAGGCAACAATTTAAAAGATGTCACTCTGACACTGCCAGTGGGCCTGTTTACCTGTATCACAGGAGTGTCTGGTTCAGGAAAATCAACACTGATCAATGATACGCTTTTCCCTATCGCCCAGACCATGCTTAACGGCGCCACACTCGCTGAACCGGCTTCATATCGTAGTATCAATGGCATGGAGCATTTTGATAAAGTTATCGATATTGATCAAAGCCCGATTGGTCGCACGCCACGATCTAACCCCGCAACCTACACCGGTATTTTTACTCCGGTGCGTGAACTGTTCGCTGGGGTGCCAGAATCACGTTCGCGCGGCTATACACCCGGTCGTTTCAGTTTTAACGTCAAAGGTGGCCGTTGTGAAGCTTGTCAGGGTGATGGCGTCATCAAGGTTGAAATGCATTTTCTGCCCGATATTTACGTTCCCTGTGACCAGTGTAAGGGTAAGCGTTACAACCGTGAAACGCTGGAGATAAAATACAAAGGAAAGGGCATTCATGAAGTACTGGAGATGACTATCGAAGAAGCGCGCGATTTCTTCGATGCGGTACCAGCGCTCTCACGTAAACTGCAAACATTAATGGATGTTGGTCTCTCATATATTCGCCTTGGGCAGTCTGCTACCACTCTTTCAGGCGGCGAAGCACAACGCGTTAAGCTGGCCCGTGAGCTCTCAAAACGGGGAACAGGACAGACACTTTATATCCTTGATGAACCTACCACTGGTTTGCATTTTGCTGATATACAACAATTACTCACCGTATTGCATCAGTTACGCGATCAAGGTAATACCATTGTGGTTATTGAGCATAATCTCGACGTGATCAAAACCGCTGACTGGATCGTCGATCTCGGCCCTGAGGGCGGCAACGGCGGCGGTGAAATCCTTATTGCTGGCACGCCAGAGGTGGTGGCTGAGTGTGAAGCCTCACACACTGCACGCTTCCTCAAACCACTGCTGAATATCGGGTAG
- the yahK gene encoding Aldehyde reductase YahK (ID:JIFNMEKO_02780;~source:Prodigal:2.6): MTTTHAYAAQSAQSKLAPFQYQPRALRPHDVQIEIMYCGVCHSDIHQARDEWRNTLFPLVPGHEIVGRVTAVGEHCGKYQPGDLVGVGCLVDSCRTCDSCEEGLEQYCEEGFTGTYNGKDRESGAVTFGGYATQIVVDEDFVLRIPENLDPAGAAPLLCAGITTFSPLHHWGVGPGKKVGIVGLGGLGHMGVKIAHAMGAHVVLFTTSQSKVADGKRLGADEVVISKDPEQMAAHTNSFDFILNTVAAQHDLNPFVSLLRRDGTMTLVGAPEHDHPAPNVFNLIMKRRSIAGSLIGGIKETQEMLDFCGKHNLTADIEMIKMDEINEAYERMLKSDVKYRFVIDIDTLRD, from the coding sequence ATGACAACAACACATGCTTATGCTGCGCAGAGTGCTCAATCAAAACTGGCACCCTTTCAATATCAACCACGCGCGTTGCGCCCGCACGACGTACAGATCGAAATTATGTACTGTGGTGTCTGCCATTCAGATATCCACCAGGCGCGCGATGAATGGCGAAATACCCTGTTCCCGCTAGTACCGGGCCACGAAATTGTGGGGCGAGTCACCGCAGTCGGCGAGCATTGCGGAAAATATCAGCCTGGTGATTTAGTCGGTGTTGGCTGTCTGGTCGACTCCTGTCGCACTTGTGACAGCTGTGAAGAGGGACTGGAACAATATTGCGAAGAGGGCTTTACCGGAACGTATAACGGAAAAGACCGTGAGAGTGGCGCAGTCACATTTGGCGGTTATGCGACGCAAATCGTCGTCGATGAGGACTTTGTGTTACGTATTCCCGAAAACCTCGACCCTGCTGGCGCAGCACCTTTGTTGTGTGCTGGTATCACCACCTTTTCACCACTGCATCACTGGGGCGTAGGTCCTGGCAAAAAGGTAGGGATTGTCGGTCTTGGTGGACTGGGACATATGGGGGTTAAAATTGCCCATGCCATGGGAGCGCATGTAGTGCTTTTCACCACCTCGCAAAGTAAAGTGGCCGATGGTAAAAGACTGGGTGCTGATGAAGTAGTGATTTCAAAAGATCCTGAGCAGATGGCTGCCCACACCAACAGTTTCGATTTTATTCTCAACACGGTGGCTGCACAGCATGATTTGAATCCGTTTGTCAGCCTGCTGCGTCGCGATGGCACCATGACGCTGGTTGGTGCACCAGAACATGACCATCCTGCCCCGAATGTTTTTAACTTGATTATGAAACGACGCTCCATCGCTGGCTCGTTAATTGGCGGTATTAAAGAGACTCAGGAGATGCTCGATTTTTGTGGTAAGCATAATCTGACCGCCGATATTGAGATGATCAAAATGGATGAAATTAATGAAGCCTATGAACGTATGCTAAAAAGTGACGTGAAATACCGTTTCGTCATCGATATTGATACATTACGCGATTGA
- the kbaY gene encoding D-tagatose-1,6-bisphosphate aldolase subunit KbaY (ID:JIFNMEKO_02781;~source:Prodigal:2.6), with translation MPLHSAHGMYQGEPVLDFPRLSHIRQQVDIPLVLHGASGIPESMLRQSIESGICKVNVATELKIAFSDAVKTFFRENPGANDPRDYLVPGKQAMKRVVEEKIRICGSAGRL, from the coding sequence GTGCCACTACACTCTGCCCATGGTATGTATCAGGGCGAACCAGTGCTTGATTTCCCCCGGTTGTCGCACATTCGTCAGCAGGTTGATATTCCACTGGTGTTGCATGGTGCTTCCGGCATTCCGGAAAGCATGTTGCGTCAGTCGATCGAGTCAGGGATCTGTAAGGTCAATGTTGCGACAGAGCTTAAAATTGCTTTTTCTGATGCAGTAAAGACCTTCTTTCGTGAGAATCCCGGGGCCAATGATCCCCGTGATTATCTGGTGCCGGGTAAACAGGCGATGAAACGTGTAGTAGAGGAAAAAATCAGAATCTGTGGCAGTGCCGGACGGCTTTAA
- a CDS encoding hypothetical protein (ID:JIFNMEKO_02782;~source:Prodigal:2.6), with product MSKAFTAEFKVEAAKLVLGQNYIHGEAAKAMNVSLSAINRRVKSLRIERQGKTPRGCL from the coding sequence ATGAGCAAAGCATTTACTGCTGAATTTAAAGTCGAAGCGGCAAAACTGGTCCTGGGTCAGAACTACATTCACGGCGAGGCGGCTAAGGCGATGAACGTCAGCCTCTCCGCCATCAACCGCCGGGTAAAATCGTTACGTATCGAGCGCCAGGGGAAAACGCCCCGGGGCTGCCTCTGA
- a CDS encoding hypothetical protein (ID:JIFNMEKO_02783;~source:Prodigal:2.6), whose translation MGPDGTVIARDVADYRALSLVEAVIALRRHPFGLQAPEEPLHRGIIPAVTPATHALLYPTAPQSLPVLTAGIVAALIAVGHHACWLTPKLPGHLQCFDREGRVRRRRYRPAHRFAGEQIQHCCQISPAFSRPDIRHIAAPDLIRRGNRELPVEMVRYFNVFVPAAFEFMRRDLATGDIQLFHQLTGQPSPESDALSADHRGDTSRASRATTGVPDFTDETPFNGTLGVRIPAIFTNVAITASVNTEQPAQWRYRVVRPQTVYYRELFRESDIKSAVAFFRISFSISRRCIRFLISLSSVCSGVRGSPGAFSPGARYVTILPGG comes from the coding sequence GTGGGGCCGGATGGCACTGTAATAGCCCGTGATGTAGCTGATTATCGCGCTCTGAGCCTCGTTGAAGCTGTTATAGCCCTTCGTCGGCACCCATTCGGTCTTCAGGCTCCGGAAGAACCGCTCCATCGGGGCATTATCCCAGCAGTTACCCCGGCGACTCATGCTCTGCTTTATCCGACAGCGCCACAGAGCCTGCCGGTACTGACGGCTGGTATAGTGGCTGCCCTGATCGCTGTGGGACATCACGCCTGTTGGCTTACCCCGAAGCTCCCAGGCCATCTGCAATGCTTTGACCGTGAGGGCCGAGTCCGGCGACGTCGATATCGCCCAGCCCACAGGTTTGCGGGCGAACAGATCCAGCACTGCTGCCAGATAAGCCCAGCATTTTCCCGTCCAGATATACGTCACATCGCCGCACCAGACCTGATCCGGCGCGGTAACCGCGAACTGCCGGTCGAGATGGTTCGGTATTTCAATGTGTTCGTTCCCGCCGCGTTTGAATTTATGCGCCGGGACCTGGCAACTGGCGATATCCAGCTCTTTCATCAGCTTACCGGCCAGCCATCGCCCGAGTCTGACGCCCTTAGCGCTGACCATCGTGGCGATACTTCTCGCGCCAGCAGAGCCACCACTGGCGTTCCAGACTTCACTGACGAGACTCCGTTTAACGGCACGCTCGGCGTCAGAATCCCTGCCATTTTTACGAATGTAGCGATAACTGCTTCGGTGAACACCGAACAGCCGGCACAATGGCGCTACCGGGTAGTGCGCCCTCAGACTGTCTATTATCGTGAACTGTTCAGGGAGTCCGACATCAAGAGCGCGGTAGCCTTTTTTAGGATTTCATTCTCCATTTCAAGGCGTTGTATCCGTTTTCTCATTTCCCTGAGTTCAGTCTGCTCAGGCGTCAGAGGCAGCCCCGGGGCGTTTTCCCCTGGCGCTCGATACGTAACGATTTTACCCGGCGGTTGA
- the srlR gene encoding Glucitol operon repressor (ID:JIFNMEKO_02784;~source:Prodigal:2.6) yields the protein MQEVSLTERYSLAVDPKKRIALAAAKCVKEGDTVILDSGSTTKLIAEVLLQIQNITVITNNLPAAMLLAGNSDITLVVCGGTLRHKTISLHGSIAGFALREVCADIMFVGADGLDCENGITTFNEGYAISSVMAAAAQQVVVVTDASKFYRKGFNIVLPVNEIDIIITDEAAPEEAVQRLRNEGKKVILT from the coding sequence ATGCAGGAAGTCAGTCTCACAGAACGCTATTCACTGGCGGTTGATCCGAAAAAACGGATTGCCCTTGCGGCGGCGAAATGTGTCAAAGAGGGCGATACGGTGATTCTCGATAGCGGGAGTACCACTAAACTTATCGCCGAAGTGCTGCTGCAAATTCAGAATATTACGGTGATCACGAATAATCTCCCGGCGGCCATGCTACTGGCGGGCAACAGTGATATTACGCTGGTTGTATGTGGCGGTACGCTACGGCATAAAACCATTTCACTGCACGGCAGTATTGCTGGGTTCGCGTTAAGAGAGGTATGTGCTGACATTATGTTTGTCGGTGCCGATGGCCTTGATTGTGAAAATGGCATTACTACTTTCAACGAAGGCTATGCCATCAGCAGTGTTATGGCCGCAGCAGCACAGCAGGTGGTGGTGGTCACTGATGCCAGCAAATTTTATCGTAAAGGGTTTAACATTGTCCTGCCGGTTAATGAAATTGATATCATCATTACCGATGAGGCTGCTCCTGAAGAAGCCGTCCAGCGGTTGAGAAATGAGGGGAAAAAAGTCATTCTTACCTGA
- the tyrB gene encoding Aromatic-amino-acid aminotransferase (ID:JIFNMEKO_02785;~source:Prodigal:2.6): MFQNVDAYAGDPILSLMEVFRQDTRPEKVNLSIGLYYDEQGIIPQLASVAEAEKRLGDSTRDASLYLPMEGLTAYRQAIAPLLFGETHPMLTAGRIATIQTVGGSGALKVGADFLFHYFPASQVWVSDPTWENHVAIFSGAGFQVNTYPWYDAETQGVRFDDFIATLQTLPPQSIVLLHPCCHNPTGADLDEGQWDRVIEILRVRQLIPFLDIAYQGFGQGMTADSYAIRAMAHAGLPALVSNSFSKIFSLYGERVGGLSVVCESKKEAECVLGQLKATIRRNYSSPPNFGAQVVSLVLNDDALRTTWLAEVEAMRERILTMRQSLAEALQVELPSHDFSYLLKQRGMFSYTGLSSEQVDRLRNEFGIYLIASGRMCVAGLNSNNVTQVAKAFAAVM; the protein is encoded by the coding sequence GTGTTTCAAAACGTTGATGCTTATGCTGGTGATCCCATTCTTTCGCTGATGGAGGTTTTCAGGCAGGATACACGTCCAGAGAAAGTGAATTTGAGCATCGGATTATATTATGACGAACAGGGCATCATCCCGCAGTTAGCCAGCGTAGCAGAAGCGGAAAAACGCCTCGGAGATAGCACGCGCGATGCTTCATTATACCTGCCAATGGAAGGTCTTACCGCTTACCGTCAGGCGATTGCTCCTTTGTTATTTGGCGAAACACACCCGATGTTAACCGCCGGGCGAATTGCTACCATCCAGACGGTGGGGGGTTCTGGTGCGTTAAAAGTGGGGGCTGACTTTCTGTTTCATTACTTCCCCGCTTCGCAGGTGTGGGTGAGTGATCCTACCTGGGAAAATCATGTGGCAATTTTTTCCGGGGCTGGTTTTCAGGTTAATACTTATCCCTGGTATGATGCTGAGACTCAGGGTGTCAGGTTTGACGATTTTATTGCTACCTTGCAGACACTGCCGCCACAAAGCATTGTGCTATTGCATCCCTGTTGCCACAACCCAACGGGGGCGGATCTTGACGAGGGGCAGTGGGATCGCGTGATTGAAATTTTGCGCGTCCGTCAGCTGATCCCTTTCCTTGATATTGCTTATCAGGGTTTTGGTCAGGGCATGACTGCCGACAGTTATGCTATCCGTGCAATGGCGCACGCAGGATTGCCAGCATTGGTCAGTAATTCGTTTTCTAAAATCTTCTCCCTCTACGGTGAACGTGTCGGCGGCCTTTCTGTGGTCTGTGAGAGTAAGAAGGAAGCAGAGTGCGTGCTTGGTCAGTTGAAAGCCACAATACGTCGTAACTACTCCAGTCCACCTAATTTTGGTGCACAAGTGGTATCGCTGGTGCTAAATGATGATGCACTGAGAACGACATGGCTGGCAGAAGTCGAGGCAATGCGTGAACGTATCCTCACAATGCGCCAGAGTCTGGCCGAGGCATTACAGGTTGAATTGCCCTCTCATGACTTCAGCTATTTGCTGAAACAGCGTGGTATGTTCAGTTATACCGGATTGAGCAGTGAGCAGGTCGATCGTTTGCGTAATGAATTCGGGATCTATCTGATCGCCAGTGGCAGGATGTGTGTGGCAGGGCTGAATAGCAACAATGTCACTCAGGTAGCTAAAGCCTTTGCAGCGGTGATGTAA
- a CDS encoding hypothetical protein (ID:JIFNMEKO_02786;~source:Prodigal:2.6), with amino-acid sequence MMDNVVDTVKIPHTRTEDVLALLLGTLMISFGLMLLKQSGALSGGTAGLAIVITYMTHIPFGVVFFVINLPFYWLAIRRMGWGFTLKTFTAVGLVSLFTFLHPLFIHFSDLNPIYATLMGNVIIGIGFIVLFRHKASLGGINILALWLQDRYGIRAGKFQMAIDVVIVLISLLVVSPLMLLVSIVGAVILNLIIAMNHRPGRYEAS; translated from the coding sequence ATGATGGATAATGTCGTCGATACGGTAAAAATACCGCATACCCGTACAGAAGATGTGCTGGCACTGCTGCTCGGTACACTGATGATTTCGTTTGGTCTGATGTTACTCAAACAGTCTGGTGCGCTGAGTGGAGGCACTGCCGGACTGGCAATTGTTATCACTTATATGACACACATACCTTTTGGCGTAGTGTTTTTCGTGATTAATCTGCCATTCTACTGGTTGGCTATCCGCCGTATGGGATGGGGTTTTACATTAAAGACTTTCACCGCAGTCGGTCTGGTCTCCCTGTTTACTTTTCTGCACCCTTTATTTATTCACTTCTCCGATCTTAACCCGATTTATGCCACCCTGATGGGAAATGTGATCATTGGCATTGGTTTTATCGTTCTTTTTCGTCATAAAGCCAGCCTCGGGGGGATCAACATACTGGCTTTATGGCTGCAGGATCGTTACGGTATACGGGCAGGGAAATTCCAAATGGCCATCGATGTGGTCATCGTCCTCATCTCGTTGCTGGTAGTGTCACCGTTGATGTTACTGGTTTCTATTGTGGGAGCGGTGATCCTCAATTTAATCATTGCCATGAACCACCGACCAGGACGCTATGAGGCTTCCTGA
- the decR_2 gene encoding DNA-binding transcriptional activator DecR (ID:JIFNMEKO_02787;~source:Prodigal:2.6) encodes MLIDEYDQVILTLLKENGRLTNQELGESVGLSASQCSRRRIQLEEAGIIMGYHAQILPAASGLAIIGLIEVRLLNHTESTVTHFHQMITLTTEITDVYKTTGDADYLLKVAVTDLAALSALISRLVSASQSVAHVKTSVVLERVKENGLILPGACEAG; translated from the coding sequence ATGCTGATTGATGAGTATGACCAGGTAATTTTAACGCTGTTAAAAGAAAATGGGCGTCTGACTAATCAGGAGCTGGGCGAAAGCGTTGGGCTCTCTGCTTCCCAGTGCTCGCGCCGCAGAATCCAGCTTGAAGAGGCGGGGATAATCATGGGCTACCATGCGCAAATTCTGCCTGCAGCTTCAGGACTGGCCATTATCGGATTAATTGAAGTTCGCTTATTAAACCACACCGAAAGTACCGTGACGCATTTTCATCAGATGATTACGCTTACCACAGAGATCACCGATGTGTATAAAACAACCGGCGATGCGGATTATCTGCTAAAAGTAGCGGTAACCGATTTAGCCGCCCTGAGTGCGTTGATCAGTCGTCTGGTCTCTGCCAGTCAGAGTGTCGCGCATGTGAAAACCTCTGTGGTACTGGAAAGAGTGAAAGAAAATGGCCTGATACTGCCGGGAGCCTGTGAGGCAGGATAA